Proteins encoded within one genomic window of Triticum aestivum cultivar Chinese Spring chromosome 2D, IWGSC CS RefSeq v2.1, whole genome shotgun sequence:
- the LOC123052082 gene encoding sucrose synthase 2: protein MGETAGERALSRIHSVRERIGDSLSVHTNELVAVFSRLVNQGKGMLQPHQITAEYNAAIPEAEREKLKDTAFEDLLRGAQEAIVIPPWVALAIRPRPGVWEYVRVNVSELGVEELSVAEYLQFKEQLANGSIDNNFVLELDFEPFNASFPRPSLSKSIGNGVQFLNRHLSSKLFHDKESMYPLLNFLRAHNYKGMTMMLNDRIRSLSKLQGALRKAETHLSGLPADTPYSEFHHRFQELGLEKGWGDCAQRASETIHLLLDLLEAPDPSSLEKFLGTIPMVFNVVILSPHGYFAQANVLGYPDTGGQIVYILDQVRAMENEMLLRIKQQGLDITPKILIVTRLLPDAHGTTCGQRLEKVLGTEHTHILRVPFKTEDGIVRKWISRFEVWPYLEAYTDDVAHEIAGELQATPDLIIGNYSDGNLVACLLAHKLGVTHCTIAHALEKTKYPNSDLYWKKFEDHYHFSCQFTADLIAMNHADFIITSTFQEIAGNKDTVGQYESHMAFTMPGLYRVVHGIDVFDPKFNIVSPGADMSIYFPYTEQQKRLTSLHTEIEELLFSDVENAEHKFVLKDKKKPIIFSMARLDRVKNMTGLVEMYGRNPRLQELVNLVVVCGDHGKVSKDKEEQAEFKKMFDLIEQYNLIGHIRWISAQMNRVRNGELYRYICDMKGAFVQPAFYEAFGLTVIEAMTCGLPTFATAYGGPAEIIVNGVSGYHIDPYQNDKASALLVDFFGKCKEDPSHWNKISQGGLQRIEEKYTWKLYSERLMTLSGVYGFWKYVSNLDRRETRRYLEMLYALKYRKMAETVPLAVEGETSGK, encoded by the exons ATGGGGGAGACTGCCGGAGAGCGCGCCCTGAGCCGTATCCACAGCGTGAGGGAGCGCATCGGCGATTCCCTCTCTGTGCACACCAATGAGCTCGTCGCCGTCTTCTCAAG GCTTGTTAACCAAGGAAAGGGGATGCTGCAGCCCCATCAGATCACTGCTGAGTACAATGCCGCGATCCCTGAGGCCGAGCGCGAGAAGCTGAAGGACACCGCCTTTGAGGATCTCCTAAGGGGTGCACAG GAGGCAATTGTCATCCCTCCATGGGTTGCTCTCGCCATCCGGCCAAGGCCTGGTGTCTGGGAGTATGTGAGGGTCAATGTGAGCGAGCTTGGTGTTGAGGAGTTAAGCGTCGCTGAGTATTTGCAGTTCAAGGAACAACTGGCGAATGGAAG CATCGATAACAACTTTGTGCTTGAGCTGGACTTTGAGCCATTCAACGCCTCCTTCCCGCGCCCATCGCTGTCGAAGTCCATTGGCAACGGTGTGCAGTTTCTGAACAGGCACTTGTCGTCGAAGCTGTTCCATGACAAGGAGAGCATGTACCCGTTGCTCAACTTCCTTCGCGCGCACAACTACAAGGGGATG acCATGATGTTGAACGACAGAATTCGCAGTCTCAGtaaactccaaggtgcactcagGAAGGCAGAGACACATCTGTCAGGCCTTCCAGCTGACACCCCTTACTCAGAGTTCCACCACCG GTTCCAGGAACTTGGTTTGGAGAAAGGTTGGGGTGACTGTGCTCAGCGTGCGAGCGAGACTATCCACCTTCTCTTGGACCTTCTCGAGGCCCCTGATCCATCCTCCTTGGAGAAGTTCCTCGGAACAATCCCAATGGTGTTCAATGTTGTTATCCTCTCTCCTCATGGTTACTTTGCTCAGGCCAATGTCTTGGGGTACCCTGATACTGGTGGACAG ATTGTCTACATTTTGGACCAAGTCCGTGCTATGGAGAATGAGATGCTGCTGAGAATCAAGCAGCAAGGTCTCGACATTACACCAAAGATTCTAATA GTCACCAGGTTGCTCCCTGATGCACATGGCACCACCTGTGGCCAGCGCCTTGAGAAGGTCCTTGGCACCGAGCACACCCACATCCTGCGTGTGCCATTCAAAACAGAAGATGGTATTGTTCGCAAATGGATCTCGCGTTTTGAAGTCTGGCCTTACCTGGAAGCTTACACTGAT GATGTGGCACACGAGATCGCCGGAGAGCTGCAGGCCACCCCTGACCTGATCATTGGAAACTACAGCGATGGCAACCTAGTAGCATGTTTGTTGGCGCACAAGTTGGGAGTAACTCAT TGTACCATTGCTCATGCACTCGAGAAAACCAAGTACCCCAACTCCGACCTTTACTGGAAGAAATTTGAGGATCACTACCACTTCTCCTGCCAGTTTACAGCCGACCTGATTGCAATGAACCATGCTGACTTCATCATCACCAGTACCTTCCAAGAGATTGCCGGAAA CAAGGACACCGTAGGGCAGTACGAGTCGCACATGGCATTCACAATGCCAGGCCTCTATCGTGTTGTCCATGGTATTGATGTCTTCGACCCCAAGTTCAACATCGTCTCCCCTGGTGCTGACATGTCCATCTACTTCCCATACACTGAACAGCAGAAGAGGCTTACCTCCCTCCATACTGAGATTGAGGAGCTACTCTTCAGTGATGTTGAGAATGCTGAgcacaa ATTTGTGCTGAAGGACAAGAAGAAGCCGATCATCTTCTCGATGGCTAGGCTGGACCGTGTCAAGAATATGACTGGCCTGGTAGAAATGTATGGGCGGAATCCTCGCCTACAGGAGCTGGTAAACCTAGTGGTTGTTTGTGGTGACCATGGAAAGGTGTCCAAGGAcaaggaggagcaggcagagttcAAGAAGATGTTTGATCTTATTGAACAGTACAACCTGATTGGTCACATCCGCTGGATCTCTGCTCAGATGAACCGTGTTCGCAATGGTGAGCTCTACCGCTACATCTGCGACATGAAGGGAGCCTTTGTGCAG CCTGCTTTCTATGAGGCTTTCGGTCTTACCGTGATAGAGGCCATGACATGTGGCCTTCCAACATTCGCCACTGCATATGGTGGTCCAGCTGAGATCATTGTCAACGGCGTGTCCGGCTACCACATCGATCCTTACCAGAATGACAAGGCCTCCGCACTGCTCGTGGACTTCTTTGGGAAGTGCAAGGAAGACCCGAGCCACTGGAACAAGATCTCGCAGGGAGGACTCCAGCGCATCGAGGAGAA GTACACCTGGAAGCTGTACTCTGAGAGGTTGATGACCCTTTCTGGTGTCTATGGTTTCTGGAAGTACGTCTCCAACCTCGACAGGCGCGAGACTCGTCGGTACCTTGAAATGCTCTACGCCCTCAAGTACCGCAAAATG GCTGAAACTGTCCCATTGGCTGTTGAGGGCGAGACCTCGGGCAAATGA